A portion of the Myxococcales bacterium genome contains these proteins:
- a CDS encoding sigma 54-interacting transcriptional regulator, giving the protein MPSPRVPFLSDTSNETADDAPHMREAPRPAPGLLLVWSVDAPQHRPSPIGGGTAPCEIGRSSAALIEFPNDPAMSRLHCDVQVEGDALIIRDRGGRNGTYLNGARIHGTVRTPLAERGVLRAGSCLVLIEPDLHRVGWQSGPFQPNLRSTLLEDGIVIGPAMARIRAEVADAARRGFTLFVQAETGAGKEIIASHYAAESGRPHIKRRNCANFRATSPRPGSSAPSAALYTGAHRDRAGAFEEAHRGVLFLDELAELPLEVQPKLLRVLEERTIRPVGGDEKPIDVALVCATHADLEKAGRQGRFRADLWYRLAQHPVTLPPLRERREELPYLVHLFLEEFEGEPPVSVRFMEACLRGPWRGNVREERRRERRDGERARGVPSRSNPRPRS; this is encoded by the coding sequence GTGCCCTCTCCGCGCGTGCCCTTCCTGAGCGACACCTCGAACGAGACCGCGGACGACGCGCCGCACATGCGCGAGGCGCCGCGGCCGGCGCCGGGGCTTCTCCTCGTGTGGTCCGTCGATGCGCCGCAGCATCGGCCCTCGCCCATCGGCGGCGGCACGGCGCCCTGTGAGATCGGGCGCTCGTCGGCCGCGCTCATCGAGTTTCCCAACGACCCGGCGATGTCGCGCCTCCACTGCGACGTGCAAGTCGAGGGCGACGCGCTCATCATTCGCGATCGCGGCGGGCGCAATGGCACGTACCTCAACGGCGCGCGCATCCACGGCACGGTGCGCACGCCCCTCGCAGAGCGCGGCGTCTTGCGCGCCGGGAGCTGCCTCGTTCTCATCGAGCCCGATCTGCATCGCGTCGGCTGGCAGTCGGGTCCCTTTCAGCCAAACCTCCGCTCGACGCTCCTCGAAGACGGCATCGTCATCGGTCCCGCCATGGCGCGCATTCGCGCCGAGGTCGCCGATGCCGCACGGCGCGGCTTCACGCTCTTCGTGCAAGCCGAGACGGGCGCGGGCAAAGAGATCATCGCCTCGCACTACGCCGCCGAGAGCGGGCGCCCGCACATCAAGCGCCGCAACTGCGCCAACTTCCGGGCGACCTCGCCGAGGCCGGGCTCTTCGGCGCCGTCCGCGGCGCTGTACACGGGCGCGCACCGCGATCGGGCCGGCGCCTTCGAGGAAGCCCACCGCGGCGTGCTCTTCCTAGACGAGCTCGCCGAGCTGCCGCTCGAGGTGCAACCGAAGCTCCTGCGCGTCCTCGAAGAGCGCACCATCCGGCCCGTCGGCGGCGACGAGAAGCCCATCGACGTGGCCCTCGTTTGCGCCACGCACGCCGATCTCGAGAAGGCCGGGAGGCAGGGGCGCTTCCGCGCCGATCTTTGGTACCGCCTCGCCCAACACCCGGTGACGTTGCCGCCGCTCCGCGAGCGACGCGAAGAGCTCCCGTACCTGGTGCACCTGTTCTTGGAAGAGTTCGAGGGCGAGCCGCCCGTGTCCGTCCGCTTCATGGAGGCGTGCCTGCGCGGCCCGTGGCGCGGCAACGTGCGCGAAGAGCGCCGTCGTGAAAGACGCGACGGCGAACGTGCGCGAGGGGTCCCCTCTCGCTCGAACCCACGGCCGCGCTCCTGA
- a CDS encoding metallophosphoesterase, which translates to MRFVALGDQGKGCASATDGQCKVAAAMEAKCAASGCDFGVLLGDNIYQAGAPTANDPIFQTIFEQPYANLAFPFYVALGNHDCGGDGAGTNFGRCESEIGYTQLSQKWKLPARHYHQKFGGRTLELFVADTNASMVGAASSVLVEDAPLFEAQDNAQRADLAKWMAASTAAWKIAMGHHPKISNGPHGNAGKYDCKEVLGSCVAPPAPINGKGVERFLNDVVCGKVDLYLSGHDHSRQWPLDTCNGTELIVSGGGASTDSLPRSNPMHFAKATLGFVYVVVEEKTLTAEFIDESGNVEFSRTLTKP; encoded by the coding sequence GTGCGCTTCGTGGCCCTGGGCGATCAAGGCAAGGGCTGCGCGTCCGCGACCGACGGGCAGTGCAAGGTCGCCGCGGCCATGGAAGCCAAGTGCGCGGCGAGCGGCTGCGACTTCGGCGTCCTCCTCGGCGACAACATCTACCAAGCCGGCGCCCCCACGGCGAACGACCCCATCTTCCAGACCATCTTCGAGCAGCCGTACGCGAACCTGGCGTTTCCCTTCTACGTCGCCCTTGGCAACCACGATTGCGGGGGCGACGGCGCCGGCACCAACTTCGGGCGCTGCGAGAGCGAGATCGGCTACACGCAGCTCTCGCAGAAGTGGAAGCTGCCCGCCCGCCACTACCACCAGAAATTCGGCGGGCGCACGCTCGAGCTCTTCGTCGCCGACACGAACGCGTCGATGGTTGGCGCCGCCAGCTCGGTGCTCGTGGAGGACGCGCCGCTCTTCGAGGCGCAAGACAACGCGCAGCGCGCCGATCTCGCGAAGTGGATGGCGGCGTCGACGGCGGCGTGGAAAATCGCCATGGGGCACCACCCCAAGATCTCCAACGGTCCCCACGGCAACGCCGGCAAGTACGACTGCAAGGAGGTCCTTGGCTCGTGCGTCGCACCGCCCGCGCCCATCAACGGCAAGGGCGTCGAGCGCTTCTTGAACGACGTCGTCTGCGGCAAGGTCGACCTCTACCTCTCGGGCCACGATCACAGCCGGCAGTGGCCTCTCGACACCTGCAACGGCACCGAGCTCATCGTCTCCGGCGGCGGCGCCTCGACCGACTCGCTGCCGCGAAGCAACCCCATGCACTTCGCGAAGGCGACCCTCGGCTTTGTCTACGTCGTCGTGGAAGAGAAGACGCTCACCGCCGAGTTCATCGACGAGAGCGGCAACGTCGAGTTCTCGCGCACGCTCACGAAGCCCTGA
- a CDS encoding putative metal-binding motif-containing protein, with amino-acid sequence MKIDRKLLPDSTARRRTESLRPPQVLRGLGKARRLAMLLAPRGRVLFAPVALLTLLLGCSSNDSFDSNQGAVGAGSAEVPAPRPLPSPQPCVLGAVRQCAVPHAGVGICASGTETCVPATASDSTRTAWGQCLGATVARAEVCNGLDDDCDGEVDEGIECRRDGGTD; translated from the coding sequence GTGAAGATCGACCGAAAGCTGCTGCCCGATTCGACTGCGCGTCGCCGCACCGAGAGCCTACGACCGCCCCAGGTCTTGCGTGGCCTCGGAAAGGCCCGGCGGCTCGCCATGCTTCTGGCCCCACGAGGCCGAGTTCTCTTCGCCCCGGTTGCGCTGCTCACGCTCCTCTTGGGATGCAGCTCCAATGACTCTTTCGACTCGAACCAAGGTGCAGTAGGCGCCGGCTCCGCGGAGGTTCCAGCACCGCGCCCGTTGCCGAGTCCGCAACCGTGCGTGCTCGGCGCGGTCCGCCAATGTGCCGTGCCCCACGCGGGTGTCGGGATCTGCGCGTCGGGCACCGAGACCTGCGTTCCCGCAACCGCAAGCGACTCAACGCGCACCGCGTGGGGCCAGTGCCTCGGCGCGACGGTTGCGCGCGCCGAGGTCTGTAACGGCCTCGATGACGACTGCGACGGCGAGGTCGACGAGGGCATCGAGTGTCGCCGCGACGGTGGCACCGACTAG